Genomic DNA from Perca fluviatilis chromosome 12, GENO_Pfluv_1.0, whole genome shotgun sequence:
TAGCATCCTCAGGAGGCAACTCCACATTGTCTGTGTAAAGGAACTCTAGGAAGGAGCGGTACACTGGGTAGGAGAACTGGTCTATTTCAATCACCTCCTTCATGTCTTCGTTCCAGTGCGACTGGAACATGGATCTGAAGTGTTCACACCTGCACGGCCGTTTGTTTCAGGATAGATACgggtgtttttattattatttatgaacAAATGAGTATATAACTTAAACTGACAGCTGCGAGATGAAATCCCTGACCTGATTTTGAGAACCGCTTTGTGGACATAGATATATTTGCCGTCAACGCAGAACTTGAGGTCAGCTGTCTCTGGGTTGTCAAACTCTTTCTTCAGTGACTGAGCCACAGTCAAGAAGTCATCGTGCTCTGCAGGGAGAAGACACACAAcgagacaacaaaaaaaaaacaaaacaacacacacacacacacacacacacacacacacacacacacacacacacacacacacacacacacacacacacacacacacacacacacacacacacacacacacacacacacacacacacacaaagctcagGCATTAggaagatataaaaaaaaaaataataaaataaaactcttAGCAGTGATTTGAATTactttcattttaacaacagaaaCAGGAAGGACCACATGTCTTTTGATGAGCGTTTATTTCACGTTGCTCTATTAATTTAATTGTCTGTATCCTGCAAAGAACCATGTAACTTAGCACTAATTATACGGTACATTGCCATTTAATTATTCCAATTATTTAATTGGagttatttaattatttcaaaataaaatgctagGATAGTCTTTTAGGCAATGCAAATCGGCACATaagaacttgcaaaaaatacgCACAGAGGTAAATAATCAAATTTTTTTACTTGGGTTAAAATGGAGTAGTTCTTTCAGAAACATTCCTCTGGAAAGGAACAACAACAACTGGCTTTGGAAAATCTTCATCAGTAACAGAAATCTAATTTGTTAAAGGAATTAAACGTAAAACCACTGGTGCAGTCATCTCATTACTACATCTTTGGACACACGAGTCCCATGTCTCACCCATGGAAAGAAGCCTCCACATAACTGAGGGGGTGGCGAAGCATGCAAAGACATCGTCGGTACAGGTGAAGTGCGTGAGGTGAGGCAGTACTATGGACTGGCCCCTGCACTGGCCCCACATGTACACCTGACCACTCTGAGTCTTGGCAGCCGACGTATGTGTGGAGTGACAGGCAGCAATCTCCACAATcctgagaaagagaagaagagggcAGAGGAGAGAATTAGCAGCGTATAAGACCGTGAGGAGACTGTTTGTTAAACAGTATTTGTGGTGATGGTTAGCTCGCCTCTCTTTCTCAGTCATGATCTGAACTGGGCTCAGCTGGTTGCTCTTGTTGCCGGTGCCCAGTTGTCCATATGTGTTGGCACCCCAAGCGAACAGCAACCCTTCGTCTGTTAGGGCCAGCGAGTGGGCATAGCCTGAGACAATCtgaagaggaaaaacaaaaaatctacATGTAAGACTGACTCCCATTTGGAGCCAACCTCAAGTGGCCACTCGATAAGctgcagtttttggcacttgcgcattggcttcatttttcattaaaaaggGTTAAGACttattttgattaggacaatgcacattaaatcaacatttctgtgaaTGCGCCAgttggctaattttcaactgtagtcctagttaccgagcatgcatgtctttgtcGCTTGGTAAGACCCAgaatttggtaacactttacttgaaggtatctacataagagtgacatgactcggtcatgacacatgaaccctaaccctaacttgtcatgacaaaaaccaaatgaaacttactaaaagaagcgttacgTCATAAACGTTTGagttgtttataatgtttatgacacgttcatgacagtgtcatgtcactcttatgtagataccttcaagtaaagtgtaacccagaATTTTAACATGCCAAATCTAACAAATTTTCACAGGCAAAGTCTACTTTACattggaaaataaataataaagaattGTCAAATGTGAGGACTTGCTCCGtttcatattttaataaaaaaaattgttcttGTTCTTGATTGTGGATTCTTGGTTAGAGAAGAGGAGGCATCACTTTCATCTCtcgtactttttttttttttttttaaatcttagtTACTAATACGATGGAGGAggtggaataaaaaaagaatgctGGGATGCTAAAGATGCATTTTTCCAAACTTGACTAAATAAGCCACAGTCAAAGTTAAAGAACTTTTATTAACCAAGTGGTTAACCACAGAAACGCAGATACAGGCTTCAGTGGAACTAATGATAATGTTACATCTAAATAGGACACCTTTAACTTGAATTTTTTTGTATCTTATAATGCCTCTCCCAGGTGCTTTCACGTTGTGTAATTCTCAGTTTTACCAGGGGATCTCCCGCAGTAAACTATTCTTGTGCTTCTTCCTATAAAGTATTTTAGTGGCAAACCATTTGATACTCAAAAATGTGAAAGATTCTGAATAAAATGACATTAGCTGGTGCATACATAAAGATTTCTTCTTGTACCCACTCACAGAACTATACAATTGATAAAACGCAATGGCATTGTTCACATGTTTGCATTTAAATAAGGTGGCAGGGCTGAATCAAAATGTAGTGATGAAATGGTGTAGCTTAAAAATTTGTATATAAATTGGATTGCATATTTATAGGACTTTATAATGATATCAGATCTCACTGGGTGAGATGCACAAATAAGTTTTTGTTTTGAGTTGTAATCGCACACCTGTTGAACACATAAACCCTGCAGAGCTACAAGGCGACAGGGAGTGAGTTGATTCCCATTATTTCCAAGTCCCAGTTGTCCGTTCCCGTTGTAGCCCCAACCATACAcctgcagagacacaaagagaacaTGAGTGCTGTGGTGGCCGGAGATGGATAACACGGTTTATAGCTCCAGTATAAATTAAAACAGTCACCTCTCCATTGTCCACTACTGCCAGAGACGAGGTCTGCCCACAGACGATACCGACAGCCACTTTGTTCTGCAGGCAGCTCGACACCCTGCGGGGCGTTGGCTGGTTCGCTGTGGAGCCTGAACCCACCTGACCACAGTTGTTGTAGCCCCATGCATACACCTGGCAGACATGAGGATAAAGGTGAGAAGAAGAGTTAAATAACATCCTCCCTTCTATTAAATTAAAGAGtagacattattattattattattattattattattattattattatgcaacAAAAAATATTATCTATCCTGCATATACCGTAAGCTCTAAATACCAGCTTTTATGTCCcttagagcagtgtttctcaaaaaaattcaatattgtaccccctttgaattgcttttttaagccaagtaccccctgaccagcgcaaaacatttttggtagaaaaaatataaagagGTACAAT
This window encodes:
- the LOC120569581 gene encoding RCC1 and BTB domain-containing protein 1-like isoform X1; translated protein: MVDVTKWPIFSLLGPQELSTIRKACVFGTSANEAIYITNDDEVYVFGLNCSNCLGTGDSQSTIVPKKLDFLSGRKVVSLSYGCGPHILLATEDGELFAWGHNGYSQLGNGTTNQGVVPVLVSANLLNKKVTEVACGSHHSMALTDSGEVYAWGYNNCGQVGSGSTANQPTPRRVSSCLQNKVAVGIVCGQTSSLAVVDNGEVYGWGYNGNGQLGLGNNGNQLTPCRLVALQGLCVQQIVSGYAHSLALTDEGLLFAWGANTYGQLGTGNKSNQLSPVQIMTEKERIVEIAACHSTHTSAAKTQSGQVYMWGQCRGQSIVLPHLTHFTCTDDVFACFATPSVMWRLLSMEHDDFLTVAQSLKKEFDNPETADLKFCVDGKYIYVHKAVLKIRCEHFRSMFQSHWNEDMKEVIEIDQFSYPVYRSFLEFLYTDNVELPPEDAIGLLDLATSYCENHLKRLCQHIIKRGITVENAFSLLSAAVRYDAEDLEEFCFKFCVNHLTEVTQTAAFWQIDGNLLKDFICRASRCGAFKN
- the LOC120569581 gene encoding RCC1 and BTB domain-containing protein 1-like isoform X2, whose product is MMMRIGQITTCNVKGVARSDRDLSSTAIVPFSSTVYVFGLNCSNCLGTGDSQSTIVPKKLDFLSGRKVVSLSYGCGPHILLATEDGELFAWGHNGYSQLGNGTTNQGVVPVLVSANLLNKKVTEVACGSHHSMALTDSGEVYAWGYNNCGQVGSGSTANQPTPRRVSSCLQNKVAVGIVCGQTSSLAVVDNGEVYGWGYNGNGQLGLGNNGNQLTPCRLVALQGLCVQQIVSGYAHSLALTDEGLLFAWGANTYGQLGTGNKSNQLSPVQIMTEKERIVEIAACHSTHTSAAKTQSGQVYMWGQCRGQSIVLPHLTHFTCTDDVFACFATPSVMWRLLSMEHDDFLTVAQSLKKEFDNPETADLKFCVDGKYIYVHKAVLKIRCEHFRSMFQSHWNEDMKEVIEIDQFSYPVYRSFLEFLYTDNVELPPEDAIGLLDLATSYCENHLKRLCQHIIKRGITVENAFSLLSAAVRYDAEDLEEFCFKFCVNHLTEVTQTAAFWQIDGNLLKDFICRASRCGAFKN